In one Alistipes sp. ZOR0009 genomic region, the following are encoded:
- a CDS encoding zinc ribbon domain-containing protein YjdM, whose amino-acid sequence MSNEQKCPKCNSENTYQDMNLWVCPDCFHEWDPTELAEAAANEAAASVVLDANGNALADGDSVTVVKDLKVKGSQSGIKAGTKVKNIRLVDSSDGHNIACKIDGIGAMYLKSEFVKKA is encoded by the coding sequence ATGAGTAACGAACAAAAGTGCCCAAAATGTAATTCGGAGAATACCTACCAAGATATGAACCTTTGGGTTTGCCCCGACTGCTTTCACGAGTGGGATCCTACGGAATTGGCTGAGGCTGCCGCTAATGAAGCCGCTGCAAGCGTGGTTCTGGATGCTAACGGAAACGCTCTTGCCGATGGCGACTCGGTTACCGTAGTAAAGGATCTTAAGGTAAAGGGTTCTCAATCGGGTATTAAGGCTGGTACTAAGGTTAAGAACATCCGCCTAGTAGATAGCAGCGATGGCCATAATATTGCCTGCAAGATTGATGGCATTGGCGCAATGTACCTAAAGTCTGAATTTGTAAAGAAGGCTTAA
- a CDS encoding FimB/Mfa2 family fimbrial subunit, protein MKFKNLAILMACFLMFSCSKDETVETKEVKRDIKFNVSSFNQEITDISYTKSLGETVGYLNYMVFNSSGSLVKEVTQTKSDANFGVISDQLAAGSYTIIFIGTKQKPNHINTTSLNENSIYYTQDLASIYDSFYKKVVITVDKNNIAQNVVLDRFVSYVEVVLSDVMPSYVKKVNVNIENEASFFYFNSGETSNFFFSANFEKEVTTADVGKPNFTVGNFSLNTKTPLTINIKAYDVDNKVIAEK, encoded by the coding sequence ATGAAATTTAAAAATTTAGCCATTCTGATGGCTTGCTTTCTAATGTTCAGCTGTTCGAAAGATGAAACAGTAGAAACGAAAGAGGTTAAGCGCGACATTAAGTTCAACGTCTCCTCCTTTAATCAGGAGATAACAGACATTTCGTACACCAAATCGCTTGGAGAAACAGTTGGGTACCTAAACTACATGGTATTTAACAGCTCGGGATCGCTGGTAAAAGAAGTTACCCAAACGAAATCCGACGCAAACTTTGGAGTTATATCCGATCAGCTGGCAGCAGGAAGCTATACCATTATCTTCATTGGTACAAAGCAAAAGCCAAACCATATTAACACGACAAGCCTCAACGAAAACTCCATCTACTACACCCAAGATCTAGCATCCATCTACGATTCGTTCTACAAAAAGGTTGTAATCACTGTTGATAAGAACAACATCGCTCAAAATGTAGTGCTAGACAGATTTGTATCATACGTAGAGGTGGTTCTGTCTGACGTAATGCCAAGCTACGTAAAAAAGGTGAACGTAAATATTGAAAATGAGGCGTCCTTCTTCTATTTTAATAGTGGCGAAACGTCCAACTTTTTCTTTAGCGCAAACTTTGAAAAGGAAGTTACCACTGCAGACGTTGGAAAGCCAAACTTTACGGTAGGCAACTTCTCCCTAAACACAAAGACTCCGCTCACAATCAACATTAAGGCATACGATGTGGACAATAAAGTGATTGCAGAAAAAA
- a CDS encoding IPT/TIG domain-containing protein, whose product MKPLRLFGAAGKFNLSLLDCYFTRFAVVALMLLLLGACSKTENTGSFTPPKVEVIDALSGAVGDTLTIKGTDFGVNKAEIEVTFNGVTGEVVEADPAFIKVVVPDKAISGLVKITLKGSDIYKVASFTVPSFDLFIFHNNEKKLARINIEKGTLTYIGENIEYGVNTCGSAYSIKTQEYIGFENGVKDGATGKVTPTLVRINVKTGAVKYVTIPEKFLAKGADFRDFAMDSESNGYVFHYNIKKLAKVNIETGELTYIGEDIRYGENTRGAMYCQKTEEYVGFENDLKDTATGKSAPAIVRVNVKTGQVKYVSIPAEYLLKGTNFRDFTMDAAGNGYVFQDDDHMLAKLDIETGKIKNFVKDIRYENTRGGRIYPRTGEYIGFANGVVDGETKKIYPYLIHANPNYGSKSSVNISAKYLTKGTDFRDFCVGPN is encoded by the coding sequence ATGAAACCATTACGTTTATTTGGTGCTGCTGGCAAGTTCAATTTATCGCTATTGGATTGTTACTTTACAAGGTTTGCCGTAGTTGCTTTAATGTTGCTGCTGCTTGGCGCCTGTTCAAAAACGGAAAATACGGGGTCTTTTACGCCTCCCAAAGTAGAGGTTATAGATGCTTTAAGTGGTGCAGTGGGCGATACCTTAACCATTAAAGGGACAGACTTTGGTGTTAACAAAGCGGAGATAGAGGTAACCTTTAATGGCGTAACGGGCGAGGTTGTGGAAGCCGATCCTGCCTTCATAAAGGTGGTGGTTCCCGATAAGGCCATTTCGGGCTTGGTAAAGATAACGCTAAAAGGAAGCGACATCTATAAGGTAGCCTCTTTTACGGTGCCTTCGTTCGATCTTTTTATTTTTCATAATAATGAGAAGAAACTTGCTCGAATAAATATCGAAAAGGGGACGTTAACCTACATTGGGGAGAACATAGAGTATGGAGTAAATACCTGTGGTAGCGCCTACAGCATAAAAACGCAGGAGTACATAGGATTCGAGAATGGAGTGAAGGATGGCGCAACCGGAAAGGTAACTCCCACTTTAGTTCGAATTAATGTGAAAACGGGAGCGGTTAAGTACGTAACTATTCCTGAGAAGTTTCTCGCTAAGGGAGCCGATTTCAGGGATTTTGCCATGGATAGCGAAAGCAACGGATACGTATTTCATTATAATATAAAGAAGCTGGCTAAGGTTAATATCGAAACGGGAGAGCTTACCTACATTGGTGAGGACATCCGCTACGGTGAAAATACCAGAGGAGCCATGTACTGCCAGAAAACAGAGGAGTACGTTGGTTTCGAAAACGATCTGAAGGATACTGCAACCGGTAAATCTGCTCCTGCTATTGTTCGTGTTAATGTAAAAACGGGTCAAGTAAAGTATGTTAGCATTCCGGCTGAATACCTATTGAAAGGAACAAACTTCCGAGACTTTACGATGGATGCAGCAGGCAATGGTTATGTGTTTCAAGATGATGATCATATGTTGGCAAAGCTTGACATCGAGACTGGAAAGATTAAAAACTTCGTTAAGGATATTCGCTACGAAAACACTCGCGGAGGAAGAATTTACCCTAGAACTGGGGAGTATATTGGATTTGCAAACGGAGTAGTAGATGGCGAAACGAAAAAGATCTATCCTTACCTAATTCATGCTAATCCAAATTACGGCTCAAAAAGTAGCGTAAATATCTCGGCCAAATATCTTACCAAAGGTACCGACTTCCGAGATTTTTGCGTTGGCCCTAATTAA